Proteins encoded within one genomic window of Tabrizicola piscis:
- a CDS encoding ferredoxin, producing the protein MASLSTLTARLSAERLEVLGGFAVDQDEAGLPAGTRTVLLLGPLEPGFWPHLTAQPEWDGQPDPVDRWSRRVIGRLACDLGAKALFPFGGPPYHPFYAWALRTGQVWDSPVRLLVHARQGLMVSFRGALALKEAVAVPAPAPRPCDTCPAPCLTACPAKALTGAGYDVPACHAFLNRAEGQDCMTGGCQVRRACPLSQSYARLPKQSAYHMRQFHK; encoded by the coding sequence GTGGCTTCCCTTTCGACGCTGACCGCGCGGCTTTCGGCTGAACGGCTGGAGGTGCTGGGTGGCTTTGCCGTCGATCAGGATGAGGCGGGGTTGCCTGCGGGCACCCGCACTGTGCTGCTGCTTGGGCCGCTGGAGCCCGGCTTCTGGCCGCATCTGACCGCCCAGCCCGAATGGGACGGCCAGCCCGACCCGGTTGACCGCTGGTCACGCCGGGTGATCGGGCGGCTGGCTTGCGATCTGGGGGCAAAGGCGCTGTTCCCCTTTGGCGGGCCGCCCTATCACCCGTTCTACGCCTGGGCCCTGCGGACCGGGCAGGTCTGGGACAGCCCGGTCCGCCTGCTGGTCCACGCGCGGCAAGGGTTGATGGTCAGCTTTCGCGGCGCGCTGGCGTTGAAGGAGGCGGTCGCGGTTCCCGCCCCCGCCCCCCGCCCCTGCGACACCTGCCCCGCCCCCTGTCTGACCGCCTGCCCGGCCAAAGCCCTCACCGGCGCGGGGTATGATGTCCCGGCCTGCCATGCCTTCCTGAACCGGGCCGAGGGGCAGGACTGCATGACCGGCGGCTGTCAGGTTCGCCGCGCTTGCCCGCTGTCGCAGTCCTATGCAAGACTGCCGAAACAGTCGGCCTATCACATGAGGCAGTTCCACAAATGA
- a CDS encoding DMT family transporter, with translation MAGSLWVLATLIAAAAQTARNAAQSGLTAKIGTLGATQVRFVFGLPFALLFLALASLGTGEGLPGLTGSSLAYTTLGAVAQVAATALMLVTMKSRSFAVTTAWIKTEPVMVALIAAVTIGDALTPAKLVAIVVATAGVVILSTKPETTRGMLRDWGPAATGLLAGLLFGVAAIGFRGGILGLADGSFLIRASTILVLSLALQSAMLLAWLAVFDRQAVAASFGVWRTSLLAGFLGAFASQFWFIGFSLTTAANVRTLALVEVIMALAVSAYVFRQPVSPRQKIGMAVIVLGVGLLLTAQRPS, from the coding sequence ATGGCGGGCAGTCTGTGGGTTCTGGCGACACTGATTGCCGCCGCTGCCCAGACCGCCCGCAACGCGGCGCAATCGGGGCTGACCGCGAAGATCGGCACGCTGGGGGCCACGCAGGTCCGCTTTGTGTTCGGCCTGCCGTTTGCGCTGCTGTTTCTTGCGCTGGCCAGCCTTGGCACGGGTGAAGGTCTGCCCGGGCTGACCGGCTCCAGCCTTGCCTACACCACCCTTGGCGCGGTGGCGCAGGTTGCCGCCACGGCGCTGATGCTGGTCACGATGAAATCCCGCTCGTTTGCAGTGACAACGGCGTGGATCAAGACGGAACCCGTGATGGTCGCCCTGATCGCCGCCGTCACGATTGGCGACGCGCTGACCCCGGCAAAGCTCGTGGCCATCGTGGTCGCCACGGCAGGCGTGGTGATCCTGTCCACCAAGCCCGAAACCACGCGCGGCATGCTGCGCGACTGGGGGCCAGCGGCAACCGGCCTTCTCGCGGGGCTGCTGTTCGGGGTCGCCGCCATCGGCTTTCGCGGCGGAATCCTTGGGCTTGCCGACGGCAGCTTCCTGATCCGCGCCTCCACCATCCTTGTCCTCAGCCTTGCGCTGCAAAGCGCCATGTTGCTTGCATGGCTGGCGGTCTTTGATCGGCAGGCGGTTGCAGCCTCGTTCGGCGTCTGGCGCACCTCGCTCCTGGCGGGGTTCCTTGGGGCCTTCGCCTCGCAGTTCTGGTTCATCGGCTTTTCGCTGACCACCGCCGCCAATGTCCGCACGCTGGCCTTGGTCGAGGTCATCATGGCGCTGGCAGTCTCGGCCTATGTCTTTCGCCAGCCGGTAAGCCCACGCCAAAAGATCGGCATGGCGGTGATCGTGCTTGGGGTGGGCCTGCTCCTGACGGCGCAAAGGCCATCCTAG
- a CDS encoding SixA phosphatase family protein, with the protein MKRLILTRHAKSSWDDPLTPDHDRPLNDRGKAAAADLGQWLASRGHVPDEVLCSDALRTRKTFSGIAPALPGTPLLELKPALYHAGPDVMMAVLRHAMAETVMMIGHNPGIAEFAARLVAHPPANPEFARYPTGATLVVEFDVKDWGQVTFGSGVTVDFVVPSEIVA; encoded by the coding sequence ATGAAGCGGTTGATCCTGACGCGGCACGCGAAATCCTCATGGGACGATCCGCTCACCCCGGACCATGACCGCCCCCTCAACGACCGGGGCAAGGCGGCGGCGGCGGACCTTGGCCAGTGGCTGGCCAGCCGGGGCCATGTCCCGGACGAGGTCTTGTGCTCTGACGCGCTGCGGACCCGCAAGACCTTTTCCGGCATCGCCCCCGCCCTGCCGGGGACGCCTTTGCTGGAGCTGAAGCCGGCGCTCTACCATGCCGGGCCGGATGTGATGATGGCGGTGCTGCGCCACGCCATGGCCGAAACCGTGATGATGATCGGCCACAACCCCGGCATCGCCGAATTCGCCGCCCGCCTTGTCGCCCACCCCCCTGCCAACCCGGAGTTTGCCCGCTATCCGACCGGGGCCACGCTGGTGGTGGAGTTTGATGTTAAGGACTGGGGTCAGGTCACTTTTGGATCCGGTGTCACGGTGGATTTCGTCGTTCCGAGCGAGATTGTCGCCTGA
- a CDS encoding sterol desaturase family protein: MEHEIALRIAAFVGLLAVLAGLERLAPRRPLVQPKPHRWTTNLALVAIDTLTLRALALAVPILAVTAAVDAGQLGLGLFNLLDLPGWVELILAILIFDFSIWLQHLITHKVPLFWRFHRVHHADRDFDVTTALRFHPVEIVASSALKVGLVYLIGPSALAVVVFEILLNATAMFNHANLKLPLWLDRLVRLVLVTPDMHRVHHSVLRSEHDSNYGFSLSVWDRIFRTYVPQPVAGHDAMTVGLEWQDDRPMQLGWALWLPFRR; the protein is encoded by the coding sequence TTGGAACACGAGATTGCCCTCCGGATCGCCGCCTTCGTAGGTCTCCTTGCCGTATTGGCAGGCCTTGAACGGCTGGCCCCGCGCCGCCCCCTCGTGCAGCCAAAACCCCACCGCTGGACCACAAACCTGGCGCTTGTGGCCATCGACACGCTGACCCTTCGGGCGCTGGCTCTTGCCGTGCCAATCCTTGCCGTCACTGCAGCGGTGGATGCCGGGCAGCTGGGGCTTGGGCTTTTCAACCTGCTGGACCTGCCGGGCTGGGTGGAGTTGATCCTTGCCATCCTGATCTTCGACTTTTCCATCTGGCTGCAGCACCTGATCACCCACAAGGTGCCGCTGTTCTGGCGATTCCACCGGGTGCACCATGCCGACCGTGATTTCGACGTGACCACGGCCCTGCGGTTTCACCCGGTCGAGATTGTCGCCTCCTCGGCCCTGAAGGTTGGGCTGGTCTATCTGATCGGCCCGTCCGCCCTTGCGGTGGTCGTGTTCGAAATCCTGCTGAACGCCACCGCGATGTTCAACCATGCGAACCTGAAGCTGCCCCTTTGGCTGGACCGGTTGGTGCGGCTGGTGCTGGTGACCCCGGACATGCACCGGGTCCACCATTCGGTGCTCAGGTCCGAGCATGACAGCAACTACGGCTTTTCATTGTCAGTCTGGGACCGCATCTTCCGCACCTATGTGCCCCAGCCAGTGGCCGGGCACGATGCGATGACCGTGGGGCTGGAATGGCAGGACGACCGACCGATGCAACTGGGCTGGGCGCTGTGGCTTCCCTTTCGACGCTGA
- the argB gene encoding acetylglutamate kinase, with product MQDALNTAKMLSEALPYLQRFTGAVVVVKFGGNAMGDDAAMAEFARDIVLMRQVGVNPVIVHGGGPMINDMLGKLGIKSEFVRGKRVTDKATVQVVEMILSGLVNKRIVQAIMDAGGRAVGISGKDDDLMVCEADDPDLGYVGRPVEMNVQVLRDLYGAGIIPVIAPVGTGMADNETFNVNGDTAAGAIAGALQADRLLLLTDVPGVKNAEGQVMTQITPEEIRQMTIDGVISGGMIPKTETALLAIEQGTRAVTILDGRIPNACLLELFTDHGAGSQIRATAPRVKPHSRG from the coding sequence ATGCAAGACGCCCTGAATACCGCCAAGATGCTCTCCGAAGCCCTGCCCTACCTGCAGCGATTCACCGGTGCCGTTGTGGTGGTGAAATTCGGCGGCAATGCCATGGGCGACGATGCAGCGATGGCGGAATTCGCCCGCGACATCGTGCTGATGCGGCAAGTCGGGGTGAACCCGGTCATCGTCCATGGCGGCGGGCCGATGATCAACGACATGCTGGGCAAGCTGGGGATCAAGAGCGAATTCGTGCGCGGCAAGCGGGTGACGGACAAGGCAACCGTGCAGGTGGTCGAAATGATCCTGTCGGGCCTTGTGAACAAGCGGATCGTGCAGGCGATCATGGATGCAGGCGGCCGCGCGGTGGGCATTTCCGGCAAGGACGACGACCTGATGGTGTGCGAGGCGGATGATCCCGACCTTGGCTACGTCGGCCGCCCGGTGGAGATGAACGTGCAGGTCCTGCGTGACCTTTACGGCGCGGGCATCATCCCGGTCATCGCTCCGGTGGGGACCGGGATGGCGGATAACGAAACGTTCAACGTCAACGGTGACACTGCCGCAGGGGCCATTGCGGGGGCCTTGCAGGCCGACCGGTTGCTCCTCCTCACCGACGTGCCGGGTGTCAAGAACGCCGAAGGCCAGGTGATGACCCAGATCACGCCCGAGGAGATCCGCCAGATGACGATTGATGGCGTGATTTCGGGCGGGATGATTCCCAAGACTGAAACCGCTCTGCTGGCGATCGAACAGGGCACGCGGGCGGTCACGATACTTGATGGCCGCATCCCGAACGCTTGCCTGCTGGAGCTGTTCACCGACCATGGTGCCGGCAGCCAGATCCGCGCCACCGCCCCACGGGTCAAGCCGCACAGCCGGGGCTGA